One Procambarus clarkii isolate CNS0578487 chromosome 15, FALCON_Pclarkii_2.0, whole genome shotgun sequence DNA segment encodes these proteins:
- the LOC138364957 gene encoding loricrin-like, whose protein sequence is MTSGGGSGGMTSGGGSGGMTSGGGSGGMTSGGGSGDMTSGGGSGGMTSGGGSGGMTSGGGSGGMTSGGGSGGMTSGGGSGGMTSGGGSGGMTSGGGSGGMTSGGGSGGMTSGGGSGGMTSGGARWKKKWWC, encoded by the coding sequence ATGAcaagtggaggtggtagtggtggcatgacaagtggaggaggtagtggtggcaTGACAagtggaggaggtagtggtggcaTGACAagtggaggaggtagtggtgacATGACAagtggaggaggtagtggtggcaTGACAagtggaggaggtagtggtggcaTGACAagtggaggaggtagtggtggcaTGACAagtggaggaggtagtggtggcaTGACAagtggaggaggtagtggtggcaTGACAagtggaggaggtagtggtggcaTGACAagtggaggaggtagtggtggcaTGAcaagtggaggtggtagtggcggCATGACAagtggaggaggtagtggtggcaTGACAAGTGGAGGAGCAAGGTGGAAGAagaagtggtggtgttga